In one window of Corallococcus macrosporus DNA:
- a CDS encoding PKD domain-containing protein gives MSPGTPGGRDHGKQAGGVLVLLMIGGLLLFGRAREDVPPAVPAAEEVPPVREAPAPIERAAPSQPPAPGRIPPAATGEALSAALNEERVVLTSTAVIEGIDTDRPWVCTGELMTLSARVGGTAEPDAVSRWVWPGTETGAELQPGTRLPWRAPATPGRYFVRFQLCKDLGGRRVGVLAEQAASIDVRACGDEEQARALRIEVTQQGPTAFAFRAVSPHPATAYTWDFGDGRITATAAPTASHVFTGEPEARVHTVRVSARGAGAEQTAMAFVQVRGAPASDAPPRASLQLAREASRPENEGWRSQVQVDVPEGGAITWERVERLTVTWDDQVDTRTGAWREVVTVEEELGRGGFRGHVTVPRSDVRPEVKQVIDFLHGRDATGTEVSLSWSAYKAEPLRPVPVSSERPPAK, from the coding sequence GGAGGCCGTGACCATGGGAAGCAGGCCGGCGGTGTGCTGGTGCTGCTGATGATTGGCGGCCTCCTGCTCTTCGGACGGGCCCGGGAGGACGTGCCTCCGGCGGTCCCGGCCGCCGAGGAAGTGCCCCCCGTGCGCGAGGCGCCGGCGCCCATCGAGCGGGCCGCGCCATCGCAGCCCCCCGCCCCCGGGCGCATTCCACCCGCCGCGACGGGAGAGGCCCTCTCCGCCGCGCTCAACGAGGAGCGGGTGGTGCTGACCTCGACCGCCGTCATCGAGGGGATCGACACGGACCGCCCGTGGGTGTGCACGGGAGAGCTGATGACGTTGTCCGCTCGCGTGGGAGGCACGGCCGAACCGGACGCCGTCTCGCGCTGGGTGTGGCCGGGGACGGAGACGGGCGCGGAGCTGCAACCCGGCACCCGCCTTCCCTGGCGTGCACCGGCGACGCCCGGCCGGTACTTCGTGCGCTTCCAGCTCTGCAAGGACCTGGGTGGCCGTCGCGTCGGGGTACTGGCCGAGCAGGCCGCCAGCATCGACGTGCGCGCGTGCGGTGACGAGGAGCAGGCCCGCGCGCTTCGCATCGAAGTCACGCAGCAGGGCCCCACGGCCTTCGCCTTCCGTGCGGTGTCACCCCACCCCGCCACTGCCTACACCTGGGACTTCGGGGATGGACGCATCACCGCGACAGCAGCGCCCACGGCCTCGCATGTCTTCACGGGCGAGCCGGAAGCGCGGGTCCACACGGTGCGGGTGTCCGCGCGTGGCGCTGGCGCCGAGCAGACCGCGATGGCGTTCGTGCAGGTCCGGGGAGCGCCTGCTTCCGATGCGCCCCCCCGGGCGAGCCTCCAACTGGCGCGCGAGGCCTCACGTCCCGAGAACGAGGGCTGGAGGAGCCAGGTCCAGGTCGACGTGCCGGAAGGCGGGGCCATCACCTGGGAGCGCGTGGAGCGCCTCACGGTGACGTGGGACGATCAGGTGGACACCCGCACGGGTGCGTGGCGCGAGGTCGTCACCGTGGAGGAGGAGCTGGGACGGGGAGGCTTCCGGGGCCACGTCACCGTGCCGCGCTCCGACGTGCGGCCGGAGGTGAAGCAGGTCATCGACTTCCTCCACGGTCGTGACGCGACGGGCACGGAGGTGTCACTGTCCTGGTCGGCCTACAAGGCCGAGCCCCTGCGCCCGGTGCCCGTCTCCTCGGAACGCCCGCCCGCGAAGTAG